In the Uranotaenia lowii strain MFRU-FL chromosome 1, ASM2978415v1, whole genome shotgun sequence genome, AGATTACCATATTCAGTAATCCATTTTCATGTCCGAAAACTTTTTTCGGTCCAAGTAGTCCACCCTCATTGGCAGCTTAAATCCAAACACGTTTCGATCTATCGCGGCACAGCTCGATCAACCATTAAAAACCCTTTTCCCAGGAATTTCTGCGTTTTGAAATCCCCTgatcagaaaatacaaaaatccaCAACACATACACACACGATTCCAAACTTATTTCATACCGAAAATCTACAGCTTCCAAACTACTAATTCCACATTTCACTACAAAACGACAACCCGTTTCCCAAAAAACTATTCCAAAAACCCAAAAACAAGGTTTCAGCACCAACAAGGTTCAACGATCGGGGGCAAATGCACTGATTTTTCCCATCACATTCCGGgaacgagagaaaaaaaaccaaaatatgttGCTGCTGCCATCAGCAGCAGAATCAGGAGGAAAAGTTgctgttaaaaattgtttttcgccTTCGAAGGATTTGCAGTGCCCCGTGCAGTGCTGTGTGTGCTGCGCGGAGAAAAGCTCGGTCGGAACTGACCAAAGTCAACGTTTTCTGTGGCTCCCGTCCTTATGTTGTGAAGATTTGGGAAATTCGTTTGACTCATCCCGACACGGAACCGGGAGATGTGAGCTTTCAACACTCGATTCCCTTGATTCTCTCTCAAATTTGCTCTTTGTGTGTTAGCTTTTAAGAATTTTCCCGACTGACTGACAAGCTGTGAGCTTTCGGTGGAGTGGAGCTTTTCAACTCCCCAAGAAGGGAAGACGAAAACATAAAAcggaacaaaaacaaccgaTCTGACAATCCCAATGTCACTTCAGCTTTGATCAAAAGCTCATTTCTACTTCAATTTTACATTCTCGCTACGTAGTCGACTTCTAGCAGAATTGAAATCGATGCGAACGCATGTAAAATCTAAGAGCGTTTGGATGATGTTCTGCTCTTTCTTCTCCAAGTCATAGGGGATGAATAACGTCCAGGCGTCATAAATGGGTTCTGCCGAATTGAAAAGTAACGACAAtagaaaataaggaaaaagaattaacaataaaaaaaaattaaattaaaccgaacttaattttgaatttttttagatttttgttatttttgtcatttttgtcatttttgtcatttttgtcatttttgtcatttttgtcatttttgtcatttttgtcatttttgtcatttttgtcatttttgtcatttttgtcatttttgtcatttttgtcatttttgtcatttttgtcattcttgtcatttttgtcatttttgtcatttttgtcatttttgtcatttttgtcatttttgtcatttttgtcatttttgtcatttttgtcatttttgtcatttttgtcatttttgtcatttttgtcatttttgtcatttttgtcatttttgtcatttttgtcatttttgtcatttttgtcatttttgtcatttttgtcatttttgtcattgttgtcatttttgtcatttttgtcatttttgtcatttttgtcatttttgtcattttggtcattttgttcattttggtcattttggtcattatggtcattatggtcattttggtcattttggtcattttggtcatttttgtcattatggtcattttggtcattttggtcattttagtcatttttgtcattttggtcattttgttcattttggtcattttggtcattatggtcattatggtcatttttgtcattattgtcattatggtcattttggtcgttttggtcatttttgtcatttttgtcatttttgtcatttttgtcatttttgtcatttttgtcattttggtcatttttgtcatttttgtcatttttgtcatttttgtcatttttgtcattttggtcatttttgtcatttttgtcatttttgtcatttttgtcatttttgtcatttttgtcatttttgtcatttttgtcatttttgtcatttttgtcatttttgtcatttttgtcatttttgtcatttttgtcatttttgtcatttttgtcatttttgtcatttttgtcatttttgtcatttttgtcatttttgtcatttttgtcatttttgtcattcttgtcatttttgtcatttttgtcatttttgtcatttttgtcattttggtcattttggtcattttagtcatttttgtcattttggtcattttgttcattttggtcattttggtcattttggtcattttggccaTTTAGGTCATAATAGTCAttctggtcattttggtcattttggtcattatggtcattatggtcatttttgtcattatggtcattatggtcatttcggtcatattggtcattttggtcgttttggtcatttttgtcatttttgtcatttttgtcatttttgtcatttttgtcatttttgtcatttttgtcatttttgtcattttggtcattttggtcatttttgtcatttttgtcatttttgtcatttttgtcatttttgtcatttttgtcatttttgtcatttttgtcatttttgtcatttttgtcatttttgtcatttttgtcatttttgtcatttttgtcatttttgtcatttttgtcatttttgtcatttttgtcatttttgtcatttttgtcatttttgtcatttttgtcatttttgtcatttttgtcatttttgtcatttttgtcatttttgtcatttttgtcattttggtcattttggtcattttgttcattttggtcattttggtcattatggtcattatggtcattttggtcattttggtcattttggtcatttttgtcattatggtcattttggtcattttggtcattttagtcatttttgtcattttggtcattttgttcattttggtcattttggtcattttggtcattttggccaTTTAGGTCATAatagtcattttggtcattctggtcattttggtcattttggtcattatggtcattatggtcatttttgtcattatggtcattatggtcatttcggtcatattggtcattttggtcgttttggtcatttttgtcatttttgtcatttttgtcatttttgtcatttttgtcattttggtcatttttgtcatttttgtcatttttgtcatttttgtcatttttgtcatttttgtcatttttgtcatttttgtcatttttgtcatttttgtcatttttgtcatttttgtcatttttgtcatttttgtcatttttgtcatttttgtcatttttgtcatttttgtcatttttgtcatttttgtcatttttgtcattattgtcatttttgtcatttttgtcatttttgtcatttttgtcatttttgtcatttttgtcatttttgtcatttttgtcatttttgtcatttttgtcatttttgtcatttttgtcatttttgtcatttttgtcatttttgtcatttttgtcatttttgtcatttttgtcatttttgtcatttttgtcatttttgtcatttttgtcatttttgtcatttttgtcatttttgtcatttttgtcatttttgtcatttttgtcatttttgtcatttttgtcatttttgtcatttttgtcatttttgtcatttttgtcatttttgtcatttttgtcatttttgtcatttttgtcatttttgtcatttttgtcatttttgtcatttttgtcatttttgtcatttttgtcatttttgtcatttttgtcatttttgtcatttttgtcatttttgtcatttttgtcatttttgtcatttttgtcatttttgtcatttttgtcatttttgtcatttttgtcatttttgtcatttttgtcatttttgtcatttttgtcatttttgtcatttttgtcatttttgtcatttttgtcatttttgtcatttttgtcatttttgtcatttttgtcatttttgtcatttttgtcatttttgtcatttttgtcatttttgtcatttttgtcatttttgtcatttttgtcatttttgtcatttttgtcatttttgtcatttttgtcatttttgtcatttttgtcatttttgtcatttttgtcatttttgtcatttttgtcatttttgtcatttttgtcatttttgtcatttttgtcatttttgtcatttttgtcatttttgtcatttttgtcatttttgtcatttttgtcatttttgtcatttttgtcatttttgtcatttttgtcatttttgtcatttttgtcatttttgtcatttttgtcatttttgtcatttttgtcatttttgtcatttttgtcatttttgtcatttttgtcatttttgtcatttttgtcatttttgtcatttttgtcatttttgtcatttttgtcatttttgtcatttttgtcatttttgtcatttttgtcatttttgtcatttttgtcatttttgtcatttttgtcatttttgtcatttttgtcatttttgtcatttttgtcatttttgtcatttttgtcatttttgtcatttttgtcatttttgtcatttttgtcatttttgtcatttttgtcatttttgtcatttttgtcatttttgtcatttttgtcatttttgtcatttttgtcatttttgtcatttttgtcatttttgtcatttttgtcatttttgtcatttttgtcatttttgtcatttttgtcatttttgtcatttttgtcatttttgtcatttttgtcatttttgtcatttttgtcatttttgtcatttttgtcatttttgtcatttttgtcatttttgtcatttttgtcatttttgtcatttggtcgTTTTGATTAACTTTGTAATTTaggtcatctttgtcatttcaatttaatttatttgatttagtgCTGAAAAGCGAAGATTGGAAACAGTATCGAAAAGAGCTGTTTTTCCTTGCAAAAGTACAGTCCACGACCTATTTTATCAGAAATTTTCAGTCATCAAAATGGTCGTCCGCATGCGGTTATTCAATAAGATTTGCTGCTTATAATAGACTAATAAatgaatttgcaactttttacataaaaattgttaaGCTTTTTTGTATAGTAGAGAATTATTTTACACGGATCTGCACAATATCGCCCACCTCTGCAACACGGCTTTCCAACAATGTTACGACACTCATCCCgagcagggatgccaggtgttgaggatgaaaaatctgggcaattttgaaaaaaagtctgtgtgtgtctgtgcataaggaaaatcacaaatttggtactaaacaagaaattaaatttggcgAATCGTGTGTGAGCGGGGGGGTTTGAGGTGTGTTTATGCTATGGTGTACGGGTTATTTTCGTGTTGATAACTACATAACAAACACTTTTTCCTACCACCtaccatgccgatcttatttaaaaaacgatTGATTGGTCATATCAAAGAATACAAGTCAGATTTTAGTCTAGTCTGCCACTTACATATCAAATCTGATacattaatattgattttatctgtcaattttgaaagtctgtaaaatctgggcactctcagcaaaaatctgggcaaaatctgtgtctgaccaatatctggacgaagggccaaaagtcttggttttacagacaaatctgggcacctggcaacccagatcCCGAGCGCGACAAAACCTGAAAACGTGCAACAAAAAGGTCACTCATCGCGATAAGTAGTTATCAGCTGGGCCTGGGCTGCCTGTAAGCATTCTTCCAGCCGCTGGAACGCCACATTTCGCTACTATCTTTTGCGTCTGGTGGTCAGAATAACAGGCGGACAAAAGGTAAGCATTTGTTGTGATAATTACGAATAAGATAACAACAAACTATCAACCGAATAAAATATTGGTTGAGCAGAGAATTTGTAGCAAATTCTGTGAGCCGGTTGATTATGTAAATGAGTTCTAACCGGTCTAGATTCCTTAGTTTTGTTTCAGATCCGATCCCAAAAATGTTCCGACAGGATGTGTCCATCCTAGTGGGCGTCACCATACTCTGTCTACTGGGAATGTCCACAGGTACCAATTACCAGTACCAGATCAAGTTTCTCGATGTGCCTTTGGACCACTTTAGCTACGTCAATGACAGCCTCACTTTTAAGTTAAGGTGAGTCATCCCTCCAGTCGGTTGATCTTTAAAAGAGATTGCTtgttaattcaattaaaaatgaatcgacttttttttatgttttaggtATCTGATCAACGACACCTACGACCCAACCGGATCTGGTCCAATTCTATTCTACACCGGAAATGAGGGTGACATTGAACTGTTCGCTCAGAACACTGGTTTCATGTGGGAGATTGCTCCTAAATTGAAGGCTTCGCTCGTTTTTGCCGAACATCGATTCTACGGCAAGACGCTTCCGTTTGGGAATGCTTCCTACGAGTCCCCGAAACACCTGGGTTACCTGTCGTCGGAACAAGCGCTGGCAGATTTCGCCCATTTGCTAACTGAGATTAATCCCATTGTTCCGGGTCGTCGGAATCGGCCAGTGATAGCTTTCGGTGGTTCGTACGGTGGGATGTTGGCTGCCTGGATCCGTATGAAGTATCCCCACTTGGTGAATGGGGCCATTGCTGCTTCGGCACCAATTCGGCAGTTCTATACCGATTGTGGCATTTTCAATCAGATCTTGACCACGGTTTTTAAAACGGCTTACAAAGAAGAGTGTGCTTCAAATATCGCAAGGTCTTGGGATGCCCTCCGAAATTATTCTTCAACAGCCGAGGGATTGAAAACGTTGCAGGATAAGTTCAAGTTTTGTAACAATGTTACAAAAGCCGAAGACATCACTGGAACGTTTTTCGATTATATGAATGACGTTTACGGGAACCTGGCTATGATCAATTATCCTTACAATAGCACCTTCCTGGCCCCAGTTCCGGCATATCCAGTGAGAGAGTTCTGTGGGCGTCTGGCGCAGAACTACACCGGACTAGAGCTGATAAACCATCTGCAAGATGCCTTGAGTATCTACACCAACTACACCGGAACGACCAAGTGTCTGAACATCGCATCGGCCTACGACAGCAAGATGGGAGACCAGGGATGGAACTTCCAGTCCTGCACCGAAATGTACATGCCAATGTGTGCCAAGGGACCCGGCAAGGATATGTTTCCGAAGCAGCCGTGGGACGATAAAAAGTACTCGGACAATTGTTTCAAACAGTTCGGGGTGCGACCTCGCAACAAGGCTGCTCTTGCCATCTACGGTGGACAATATTTGGAGTGAGTGCCACTTCTATAATCCTCTTTGATCTTCATAACTTTTAACCGGACTTTTGTTCCAGTGACGCATCGAACATCGTGTTCAGCAACGGGCTGATGGATCCGTGGTCCGGAGGTGGTGTCCTGCGTTCAAATAATCCCAGCATCACGGTGATTTTGATTCCGGAAGGTGCACACCACATCGATTTACGTGCCGCAAACGAAAAAGATCCCGGCTCGGTCATCGCTTCACGTCAGATCCATTTGCAAAACATCCAAAAGTGGATCAAGCAGCACTCCAAACGGCGAGTCTAGAGAATCGCTCTTTGCGTGCCAACTTtcttaaacaaacaaacaaaggtTAATCCCCCGGATAAAAGGATCTGAGGACCACTTTTTCCAAACCCAGATGAACTCAGTGCTTTCGGAACAAGAACAATTAGACTTAGCTAACCATGTCAGAAGAAAAACTTATATGTAGTGATAGATAGTTTTCCATCAAATTTGAAAGCAATAAAATACTTATATtcgtaaaaaaacataaagtttAAATCCACAAATTGGAAATGtgttttgagtttgtttttatgaaaatatttctgtttttataCTACCTTTGATCCAAAGAGCGACGATTGGGTTACAAACTCGTCCAACTTTGTTTTGAACAGCTCGGAGGTCACAGGAGTTCCAATTGTCCACAACGGGTTCCGGACTACGTATTCCACCCAAATCTGAAacatatttgattttctttattgttataaaattattataaactttTGACATGATCATGAcgaatttatatcaattttatgaCAAAACTGAGTCAAAATCATAATACAATTGTaaagttcatgaaaaaaaaaaattaaaaaatcataacaaaatcatgacaaatcATGAGACAAAGTTCTGTTAAAAAATGTGACGAAATGAATGCattttcttgttcttgttcaGACCTTACTGTACAGCTGCAGCAGGAACTCCTTTATGCCGGAAGCGGTGTTGTCCGTGTTGAGCACGAACTTCAGCCCCGAGGATACCTCCACGTAGTGCAGTGCGTACTTATTGGTTTTGTAGTAAAGGAATCCCTCCTTCGGATCGATGGGGGAAATTTTGTTAACAAAAGATTTCAACGAAAACAGCATCCCGTACATCAGCTTTGCTTCCTAAAATAAGTGTTAGGTTTATGGAAAGTCGTAAAAGACTGATTTGAGTATAGTTCACTTACTTCATCCTTGGTGATTCCGGATTGCTTCAACCGGTTCCATTCACCGTAGTACAGAAGGGTGCCAAATTTGTCGAAAATATACAGATTGTAAATCATGATTTGTTAACTATTGAGTTCAACTAATCTTATTCCTATTTATTAGCActtaaaccaaaaattttccatttattttaagatttttgttcaaagtgaaaacgttttattattttttttttgtttactgacGAAGCGtgacaaaacacaaattttgtgAGATCCCGATGCAACATAAACAAACGCACTGTGCAACATAATTCAGACGGGCGTGCAACATACAGTTGTCACGCTGCCGCAACACGCGtttcggtttgttttggttcggGAGTTCCGAAAATTGTGCGGTTCAATTATTTGCGTTTTTATACTAGAAAAGTCGATTAAAAATGTTCCGTGGTTTGACCGGAGCCCTTTCCGGCTTATCCCTTTTCTCGGCGGGTCAAATTTTCAGTCAACAGACACGGGTAAGTccgaaaaattggattttaatttttctgtctATAAGTTTTACGCAACACTCGTTGCATGCTGGAACTTTCTAATAGGGTtgcaagatttttaatttttgggaaaaaataacataagtactagttttttaaatcaattctaaattgtggaaaattaattatcttttttcaactttccagAACACTTTCATCCTCAAGCGTCGCACGCCACCGAAGCTAtacaagaaaaaccaaaaaccgGAAAAACTTAAAGGTCGTCACTTTGTGTACGAACTCGTCGAGGACACCACCATAAAAAAGAAACCCAATCTGGAGGTGGTTCTCACCGCATTCGTTGAAGGTATCGGGTCCAAGGGTGATGTGGTTTCCCTAAAACCAAACGAAGCCTATAACAAACTGCTTCTCCCAGGCTTGGCAGTTTACAAAACTCCGGAAGCCATTGCCAAGTATGCCACTGAAAAGGACGTACAGGAGGAGCAACTTCACAGCTCCGCTCAGGCTGCTAGGGTAGGATCCCCTGAATACAAGTCTTACAAAATATATTAAACAATTCTGATTATCTTTCCTAGACCGTTAGCAAAATAGAGGAAACCATCCTGGCGGTGGTGATGAACAAAGATCAGCCGTGGGTGATCGAGCGGTGGCACATTAAGGTGGCATTACGCAAAGCCGGCATTTACGTGCCGGAAGACGCGATCACCCTGCCGGAAACCCCAATAACCGGACCCGATCTACTGAAGCAAAATAAAGAATTCATCTGCACGGTCACAGTAAACAACCTAGAGCAGGCCAGACTTCGCTGCCGGATCCATCACTGGAGTACGGATCCCAGTGAGCGGTTGCCGTACGTGTTTGAGCACTGGAAGAATCAGGCGGAGCCGCTTTTCGGGAATGATTCCGCTCCGCAGCCCAAAACTAGTCCGGCTTCTTAAGTGGTGAGTTGCGTTTTTTCTCTTTAGTAGTTtatggttgaattaaaaaaaatacacgaaaCAAAAAGATCGCTGGAGTTGAATTTACTGTTCCGAAAGGTCAAAATTACGATATGTACGGTTTGGTATCGGTTTCCAATCCAAGTTCGAACAACCTAACTGCTGTACTTAATTTTATAGatattttccttcaaatttgaaaaacgtaaaaataaatgaatcatCTTCACAATGAAAGTACCTACATCCAAAATGTCAAGAGTTCTctatatttcaatttcattggcagAGAGTCTAGCTTCTGCCTTCAGTGGAGTCGAATCGAAAGTGGTCCAATCGAAAGTGGCTACTTTGTAAAGAACAAAAGCtggtacattttgaaaatccgaAGCAAAGAACAAgcccgaaaaatatttcctCTTTCTAAGCTTCTGGATGGCACGCCAATCGAAATTGGCCGCCACTCCGAGCTGAATAGTCGGAAATTTTGGGGTAAGTTGCAACGAGGTTGAAGGTATGTCCTAAGAGGAACTTCTTAAAGAGTTATCGGCACAAAAAATTATAGCTGTGAGACGGATCAAGAAGAGAACATCAGCAGGACTCGTGGAAACGTCGACACTAGTGCTAGCTATCAATTTGACGGTTGTGCCGGAATTCATAAATTTCGGTTTTATACGTTTAAAGATGCGGTATTATTATCCGCAGCTCTTAATATGCCGAAACTGCTTAAAATATGGACACCCAACAAGCAAATGTCTGTTAGAAAAAGCGTGTATAGTTTGCTCTGGTATTCACAGAAGCGAAATTTGCTacgcaaaatcaaaattttgttcgaacTGCAACGGAAACCACTTTCCGCTAGACAAAAACTGCTCTGTAAACGTATACGAAACTGccgtattgaaaataaaaaccgaGCAAAATATCACCCTAGACGCAGCTCGCAAATTAACACCAGATGCAACACCGAATACGACCAGCTACGCAGAAGTTGTAAAACATCACAATGACATCTACAACCAGCAGAAGAAAAAACAGCAGCCGGAAAAATACAACACACCGAACGAATCGAACCAACAGGCagaccagcagcagcaacaacaaccccAAAAACGATTTCATCAACATCACTCGACTGAATGCACCACACCAATTCCAGCTCCAACAATACATTTGACCGTTTCACCGCCTCGAAAGAGATGAACCCCTCAAGCTTCGCCCATCGCCTCAGGTGACGAGGCTGAAGATGACCGACGACGAAAAAATGCTACACTCATCAATTTCGATAATCGGAAATCGACCAGTGTAATAGATCGTATCCCTTTCCCTACCCCTCCCTCCACACCAAAAAACCCCTTCCTCTTAAATCTTAGACTAAATCAGACCCTCTGCACAGTACTACTTTCATAAAGTGAATTGCCTTAATAAATATAGTTTAAGAATGAAAAGAAATTCTTTGGCATAGGCTGTGAACGTCAACAGCGATTATTCGATTTGAGACCGTCGGCACAACcttccagcgcaaccgcattgcatatgactgaaggaaacaaaataaaaaaaggttctaTGTCCCTTCCCATCCCATCACAAGATAAAGGAGGATGAAaacaatgaataaataaattgaccCGCTCGGTCAATGCTGTGTATGTAAGGCGACATTAGGAAAActgcagagaaaaaaaaacatttccttgTTTCAAACCACCGGCCAAGCTGTACTACTGTACTACATTGAAATTGCCAACTGGACAGAAAAAAGGTATATAACAAACCTGCGAATAacaggaatctcgctagtagaaagtgtcgctagtaaaacagtttattttcggCACATAGTTAGCTCCGATCGGCATTGAAGTTTTGCAATCCATCCTTTGGGTGTGAATGGATGGAACTTGCATGCAAGTAGCTAAAGCTCCCGCACTAAAAAAGCTTGGTCGATCTACACCGTGTACCCCTTCGGAAAAGCTCAATCCTCATCGCTCGCTCCAATCTCCATCCAGTCAAAACACGTGAGAGCATAAATAACCACCCAATCCACCACGTGAAGCATAAACCGGAGAAAATCCAAGCCACATGAAACCAAGAAACAACACCAGTCGATTGAGCatcggtttgtttttctttttcgcggTGAGAGCACGTGAGAATTACCACCCCACGAATTAAGTTGGTTGGACTGGGGCCCAA is a window encoding:
- the LOC129750475 gene encoding trafficking protein particle complex subunit 1, which encodes MIYNLYIFDKFGTLLYYGEWNRLKQSGITKDEEAKLMYGMLFSLKSFVNKISPIDPKEGFLYYKTNKYALHYVEVSSGLKFVLNTDNTASGIKEFLLQLYSKIWVEYVVRNPLWTIGTPVTSELFKTKLDEFVTQSSLFGSKVV
- the LOC129750459 gene encoding 39S ribosomal protein L9, mitochondrial-like, with product MFRGLTGALSGLSLFSAGQIFSQQTRNTFILKRRTPPKLYKKNQKPEKLKGRHFVYELVEDTTIKKKPNLEVVLTAFVEGIGSKGDVVSLKPNEAYNKLLLPGLAVYKTPEAIAKYATEKDVQEEQLHSSAQAARTVSKIEETILAVVMNKDQPWVIERWHIKVALRKAGIYVPEDAITLPETPITGPDLLKQNKEFICTVTVNNLEQARLRCRIHHWSTDPSERLPYVFEHWKNQAEPLFGNDSAPQPKTSPAS
- the LOC129750433 gene encoding lysosomal Pro-X carboxypeptidase, which translates into the protein MFRQDVSILVGVTILCLLGMSTGTNYQYQIKFLDVPLDHFSYVNDSLTFKLRYLINDTYDPTGSGPILFYTGNEGDIELFAQNTGFMWEIAPKLKASLVFAEHRFYGKTLPFGNASYESPKHLGYLSSEQALADFAHLLTEINPIVPGRRNRPVIAFGGSYGGMLAAWIRMKYPHLVNGAIAASAPIRQFYTDCGIFNQILTTVFKTAYKEECASNIARSWDALRNYSSTAEGLKTLQDKFKFCNNVTKAEDITGTFFDYMNDVYGNLAMINYPYNSTFLAPVPAYPVREFCGRLAQNYTGLELINHLQDALSIYTNYTGTTKCLNIASAYDSKMGDQGWNFQSCTEMYMPMCAKGPGKDMFPKQPWDDKKYSDNCFKQFGVRPRNKAALAIYGGQYLDDASNIVFSNGLMDPWSGGGVLRSNNPSITVILIPEGAHHIDLRAANEKDPGSVIASRQIHLQNIQKWIKQHSKRRV